The window CCCCACATTGCCTCTCTAATCGGATTTGATGACTTTGATAAACCGGTTAACTCATACCCCGGTCTGAAGATACTCAAAACCGGATTAGTAACCAAAAATCGTTCCATTTTGTATCTTTTAGGGGCTGTGGTATCAATCACTTGTATGGACGAGAGGGAAAGAGTGAGATACTATGGCAGCGACAAGACCGATGAAAGAGGCCAGTTCGATCTTATCGTCGACAAAGTCCTCTACGGCGGAAAGAATCTCAAGCCTAATCTTTGTAATGTCCGGCTCGTGTCTCCTGCTGACCAGTCATGTGGTATTCCGACCGATTTTGGCAATGGTCAAACCGGAGAGAAGCTAGTTCAGCCGTTCATGGTTTTCAAGAATCTAGTGAAGTTTGTAGTCGGGCCATTTTATTATACCACCCCCATGTGTGACACCCCTAAATATGAAAACAACTACTAGAGTTGGATGATTTTAACATTTGGTTAAAGGTCATTTGAAATTAGTGGTCCTCTGCTATATATGTTTCTCATTATGTGTAATGCCACATGTTTTTGCTTTCTTAATTTTGTTGATTCTTGTAAATGTAAAATTACAATATTCTTTTTTACACATCATAAACTTCTTGCAATATGTTTTCCTTGTTATGTAAATCATATTTCAGTTAAGTGACTAACTtctaatatatcttatatattaaaacagaagtcacaactttgattcatgtgtgatttttttttaaaaatgaacatATTCCTAAAacgtcatgttacatttaatctttaatcttatcatttaaattttgggca is drawn from Brassica rapa cultivar Chiifu-401-42 chromosome A05, CAAS_Brap_v3.01, whole genome shotgun sequence and contains these coding sequences:
- the LOC103870503 gene encoding LOW QUALITY PROTEIN: uncharacterized protein LOC103870503 (The sequence of the model RefSeq protein was modified relative to this genomic sequence to represent the inferred CDS: inserted 1 base in 1 codon), translating into MAQRITTLVLLIEILFLLNYVSQIAKTAAANDGDVIHVTGKVMCQDXTLNYDQWINGSEPIKGAVVSITCMDERERVRYYGSDKTDERGQFDLIVDKVLYGGKNLKPNLCNVRLVSPADQSCGIPTDFGNGQTGEKLVQPFMVFKNLVKFVVGPFYYTTPMCDTPKYENNY